In the Anaerosporomusa subterranea genome, one interval contains:
- a CDS encoding YlbF family regulator: MMNIHDKAHDLARSLQQSPEYQAFLTEKRKVEADSQAKKMVKDFLVKKLEIEYDAMAGKADDKAKLENLQRMFDVLSANATARDFLHAQMRFQQLMGDVYKIIGDSVAEGLDFLAKE; the protein is encoded by the coding sequence ATGATGAATATTCATGATAAAGCCCATGACTTGGCCAGAAGCCTGCAACAATCGCCGGAGTATCAGGCTTTTTTAACGGAAAAAAGAAAAGTAGAAGCAGACAGTCAAGCAAAAAAAATGGTCAAAGACTTTCTGGTTAAGAAACTAGAAATCGAGTATGACGCGATGGCCGGTAAAGCTGACGACAAGGCTAAACTGGAGAACCTGCAGCGCATGTTCGACGTCTTGAGCGCAAATGCCACAGCCAGAGATTTTTTGCATGCCCAAATGCGCTTTCAACAACTGATGGGCGATGTGTACAAAATTATCGGCGATTCAGTCGCAGAAGGATTGGATTTTCTTGCAAAAGAATGA
- the trmL gene encoding tRNA (uridine(34)/cytosine(34)/5-carboxymethylaminomethyluridine(34)-2'-O)-methyltransferase TrmL: MHIVLVEPEIPGNTGNIARLCAATGVELHLVRPLGFSTDDRYLKRAGLDYWHLLKLHYHDSFAEVQQAYPDRRFYYNTTKAHKHYAAVAYGQEDMLVFGKETAGLPESLLAANREYCIRIPMIEDARSLNLSNAVAIVVYEALRQNGFVGLK, translated from the coding sequence ATGCATATCGTTTTAGTTGAACCCGAGATTCCCGGTAACACCGGCAATATTGCTCGCCTCTGCGCCGCTACAGGCGTTGAACTGCACTTGGTCCGTCCGTTAGGCTTTTCGACTGATGATCGGTATTTGAAACGCGCCGGCTTAGACTATTGGCACTTGCTCAAGCTCCATTACCATGATAGTTTTGCCGAAGTGCAACAGGCCTACCCGGATCGCCGCTTCTACTACAATACGACTAAGGCTCACAAACATTATGCCGCAGTCGCCTATGGGCAGGAGGATATGCTGGTGTTTGGCAAGGAGACTGCCGGATTGCCAGAGAGTTTGCTGGCAGCAAATCGGGAATACTGTATCCGGATACCAATGATCGAAGACGCGCGGTCGCTGAACCTATCTAACGCAGTCGCTATCGTCGTGTATGAAGCGTTGCGGCAAAATGGTTTCGTTGGTCTAAAATAA
- a CDS encoding TIM barrel protein yields MPGWLSRRFLTAYEYQCSRGVHVGEKTARAIGQAAAASDVALSVHAPYYINLATEDAAIAEKTINHIIKSLTVASWLGAVRVVFHSGSPGTERSAALERAKRLFAQVLEEAARLGLDASVLSPETMGKKNQLGNLAEVIELCKLQEGMIPTVDFGHMHAVTCGGYTEKDEFAAVFETIGDKLNAKAAECLHIHFSRIEFTKAGERRHWTFSDPFGPPHEPLLDYIAANRLTPTIICESAGTQAIDAKLMADYYRLALTKS; encoded by the coding sequence ATGCCAGGCTGGCTTAGTCGCCGTTTCCTTACCGCCTATGAATATCAATGCAGTCGCGGTGTCCATGTTGGTGAGAAAACCGCCAGAGCGATTGGTCAGGCGGCTGCTGCAAGCGATGTGGCTCTTAGTGTACATGCGCCTTACTATATCAATCTGGCGACTGAAGACGCCGCTATTGCGGAGAAAACCATCAACCATATTATTAAATCACTAACAGTTGCCAGCTGGCTGGGAGCCGTCAGAGTGGTGTTTCATAGCGGATCGCCGGGAACCGAACGTAGCGCCGCGCTCGAACGGGCCAAGCGTCTGTTCGCGCAGGTATTGGAGGAAGCTGCCCGCCTTGGGCTTGATGCCAGTGTCTTGTCGCCGGAAACCATGGGCAAAAAAAATCAGCTTGGCAATCTGGCCGAAGTGATTGAGTTGTGCAAACTACAGGAAGGAATGATTCCTACTGTGGACTTTGGTCACATGCACGCTGTAACTTGTGGTGGCTATACGGAAAAAGATGAGTTTGCCGCTGTATTTGAAACCATTGGCGACAAATTGAACGCTAAGGCGGCTGAGTGCCTGCACATTCATTTCAGCCGCATCGAGTTCACCAAAGCGGGTGAACGGCGGCATTGGACGTTTTCTGACCCCTTTGGGCCGCCACACGAGCCGCTTCTTGACTATATCGCGGCCAACCGATTAACACCGACGATTATTTGTGAGTCAGCCGGAACCCAGGCAATTGACGCCAAACTGATGGCTGATTACTACCGACTCGCCTTAACTAAATCATAG
- a CDS encoding M20 metallopeptidase family protein, producing the protein MEHLKALLEANLPQIIEMRRYFHTYPELSGQEFNTQRKIIAELESLGLDPREAAGTGVIVDIIGEGKGPMVAVRADIDALPVQDEIDKPYRSQNHGVCHSCGHDGHIAMVLGLARILSTLKGELKGTVRLIFQPSEERFPGGAVAMVEEGALQGVSAIIGGHLWQPIPVGTVGVTGGKLMASPDEFVITIRGKGGHGSMPHQTVDSLLTGAQLVTALNTIISRNVNPMEPAALSIGMFKAGEVFNIIPDTAVLKGTVRTFDQSLRASIFDRIETITKGICLSAGAKYRIDRRYGFPPVVNHQGVARVLGEAARETLGEHGVIEAEPVMVGEDFSVYLGEIPGCFAFIGCGNEETGIVYPHHHPRFDLDERALGYGTELFCRAAIRLLDTK; encoded by the coding sequence ATGGAGCACTTAAAAGCTCTGCTGGAAGCGAATTTGCCGCAGATCATCGAGATGCGGCGGTATTTTCATACGTACCCGGAACTTTCTGGTCAAGAATTTAACACCCAGCGTAAAATCATCGCCGAACTGGAGAGTCTCGGCTTAGATCCGCGGGAAGCGGCTGGCACCGGCGTTATTGTCGACATCATAGGTGAAGGCAAGGGGCCAATGGTGGCTGTCCGTGCCGATATTGATGCATTGCCGGTGCAGGACGAGATTGACAAACCGTACCGATCGCAAAACCATGGTGTTTGCCATTCCTGCGGCCATGATGGGCACATTGCCATGGTGCTCGGGCTAGCTCGGATCTTGTCCACGTTAAAGGGAGAACTTAAGGGAACGGTCAGACTTATCTTTCAACCAAGTGAAGAACGCTTTCCCGGCGGCGCCGTGGCCATGGTGGAAGAGGGTGCGCTCCAGGGTGTGTCGGCCATTATCGGTGGCCACTTGTGGCAGCCGATTCCTGTTGGCACGGTTGGGGTAACCGGTGGCAAATTAATGGCCTCGCCGGATGAATTTGTTATCACCATCAGAGGTAAGGGCGGCCATGGATCAATGCCCCACCAGACGGTTGATTCACTATTAACCGGGGCGCAGTTGGTCACGGCTCTCAATACAATTATCAGCCGCAATGTGAATCCGATGGAGCCTGCGGCCTTGTCGATCGGGATGTTCAAAGCTGGCGAGGTATTTAATATTATCCCAGACACCGCTGTGCTGAAGGGTACTGTCCGTACCTTTGATCAGTCGCTGCGGGCCAGTATCTTTGACCGGATTGAAACGATCACTAAAGGCATTTGCCTGTCGGCCGGCGCCAAATATCGCATTGACCGTCGCTACGGTTTTCCACCGGTTGTTAACCACCAGGGTGTGGCTCGGGTGCTTGGCGAAGCGGCGCGGGAAACGCTGGGCGAGCACGGTGTCATCGAGGCTGAACCAGTGATGGTAGGGGAAGACTTCTCAGTATATCTTGGCGAGATTCCTGGCTGCTTTGCGTTTATCGGTTGCGGCAATGAAGAGACGGGGATTGTCTATCCGCATCACCATCCCCGGTTTGACCTGGATGAACGGGCTCTAGGATATGGTACAGAGCTATTTTGCCGGGCTGCGATCCGCTTATTGGACACGAAATAA
- the typA gene encoding translational GTPase TypA yields MKRDDIRNVAIIAHVDHGKTTLVDAMLRQSNIFRSNEQVAERVMDSNDLERERGITILSKNTAVMHNGKKINIVDTPGHADFGGEVERVLNMVDGVLLLVDAFEGPMPQTKYVLRKALAQNLQPIVVINKIDRPDQRVDDVLDEVLELFMELEANDQQLDFPVIYATARDGIAKLSMDDESDNLEPLFNMLVETIPAPDGSLDGPLQIMVTTLDYDDYVGRIAIGRIVRGRVQSGQNVVIANGDSMNKAKISRLYTYEGLKRTEVKEAMMGDIVAITGLSDANIGDTVADPDQPEALPTIKIDEPTLSMIFSVNNSPFAGKEGQFVTSRHLRDRLFREVETNVSLRVAEAGGPDAYEVCGRGELHLAILIETMRREGFEFQVGKPKVIFKHINGKLCEPMEFLTIDVPQEFMGPVMEGLGARRAELVNMTELAGYLRMEFIIPARGLIGFRSELLTSTKGNGIMNHVFHGHAPYKGDIPGRTRGALVAFEAGETTAYGINSVQDRGVMFISPGQAVYEGMIIGENARESDMDINPCKKKHVTNMRSSNTEEAVRLTTPRIHSLEQALEYINDDEQVEVTPKSIRLRKTILDRHARGRDRKNSQAN; encoded by the coding sequence ATGAAACGCGACGATATACGCAATGTGGCCATCATCGCCCACGTTGACCATGGCAAAACCACGCTGGTTGACGCTATGCTTAGGCAGAGCAACATTTTCCGCAGCAACGAGCAAGTGGCCGAACGGGTCATGGACTCCAACGATTTAGAACGGGAACGCGGAATCACCATCTTGTCAAAAAACACAGCGGTCATGCATAATGGCAAGAAAATTAATATTGTCGACACTCCGGGCCACGCCGACTTTGGCGGTGAAGTGGAGCGGGTGTTGAACATGGTCGACGGCGTGCTGCTGTTAGTAGATGCCTTCGAAGGACCGATGCCGCAGACCAAATATGTTTTGCGCAAAGCATTAGCGCAGAACCTGCAGCCGATTGTGGTAATCAACAAAATTGACCGTCCTGACCAACGTGTCGATGATGTGCTTGACGAAGTATTAGAGTTATTCATGGAACTCGAAGCCAATGACCAACAGCTGGATTTCCCGGTTATCTACGCCACAGCTCGCGATGGAATCGCCAAACTGTCGATGGATGACGAAAGTGACAATCTGGAGCCGCTGTTTAATATGTTGGTTGAGACCATTCCTGCACCTGACGGCTCGCTGGACGGCCCGCTGCAGATCATGGTCACTACCCTTGATTATGATGATTATGTAGGACGCATTGCCATTGGTCGGATTGTTCGTGGACGCGTGCAAAGTGGACAAAACGTTGTTATTGCCAATGGCGATAGCATGAATAAGGCAAAAATCAGCCGCTTGTATACGTACGAAGGTCTTAAACGGACTGAAGTAAAAGAAGCTATGATGGGCGATATCGTTGCCATCACCGGACTGAGTGATGCCAACATTGGCGATACGGTGGCTGATCCTGACCAACCGGAAGCGCTGCCAACAATTAAAATTGACGAACCAACTCTGTCGATGATCTTCTCGGTTAACAATAGCCCGTTCGCCGGTAAAGAGGGCCAGTTTGTCACCTCACGTCATTTGCGCGATCGGTTGTTCCGCGAAGTCGAGACCAACGTCAGCCTGCGGGTAGCTGAGGCTGGTGGCCCGGATGCATATGAAGTCTGCGGTCGCGGCGAGCTGCATCTGGCAATTCTCATTGAAACCATGCGCCGTGAAGGTTTTGAGTTTCAAGTGGGTAAGCCCAAGGTTATCTTTAAACACATCAACGGCAAGCTCTGCGAACCAATGGAGTTTTTAACGATCGACGTACCCCAGGAATTTATGGGGCCAGTCATGGAAGGACTTGGCGCCAGAAGGGCCGAGCTTGTCAACATGACTGAGCTGGCAGGTTATTTGCGGATGGAATTTATTATTCCGGCACGAGGTTTGATCGGTTTCCGTTCGGAATTGCTGACAAGCACTAAAGGTAATGGCATCATGAACCATGTCTTCCACGGTCATGCGCCTTATAAAGGTGATATTCCTGGCCGCACCCGCGGTGCGCTGGTCGCCTTTGAGGCAGGTGAGACAACTGCTTATGGCATCAACAGCGTCCAAGATCGTGGTGTTATGTTCATCTCTCCCGGGCAAGCAGTCTATGAAGGTATGATCATTGGCGAGAACGCCCGTGAATCGGATATGGATATCAATCCCTGCAAGAAAAAGCATGTCACCAACATGCGCTCGAGCAACACAGAAGAAGCTGTTCGCCTGACTACGCCGCGTATCCACAGTCTAGAGCAGGCACTCGAATATATCAATGATGACGAACAGGTGGAAGTGACTCCTAAGAGTATTCGCCTGCGCAAAACAATTCTCGACCGCCATGCGCGCGGCAGGGATCGTAAGAACTCACAAGCCAATTAA
- a CDS encoding DUF503 domain-containing protein produces MTVIICRIELFIASAQSLKDKRQVVKSLIGRIRAKANASVAEVDFHELWQRAAVGVAMVGTDSTVLEGQINLIRRLADDSENAEVVAFDIEYV; encoded by the coding sequence ATGACGGTAATCATTTGCCGTATCGAACTATTTATTGCTTCAGCGCAATCGTTAAAGGATAAGCGACAAGTGGTCAAAAGCCTGATTGGACGAATCCGGGCGAAAGCCAATGCTTCTGTGGCTGAGGTCGATTTTCATGAACTTTGGCAGCGTGCCGCCGTTGGCGTGGCAATGGTAGGAACTGATTCAACAGTACTAGAGGGACAAATCAATCTCATTCGCCGCTTGGCTGACGATTCGGAAAACGCCGAGGTCGTCGCATTTGACATAGAGTATGTTTGA
- a CDS encoding DNA polymerase III subunit alpha has translation MNTEIRPTPAFVHLHNHTEYSLLDGASRITSLIAKAKQAGMPAVAITDHGVMYGVVDFYKEAKKQGIKPIIGCEVYVAPRSRLEKTAVEGESYYHLILLAENQTGYRNLLELVSRGHLEGFYYKPRIDREVLREYCEGLICLSACIAGEIPALILKGDEAGAERLCQEYLDIFGPEHFFLELQDHQMPEQKQVNRILIKLGQKLGIGLVATNDSHYVNRSDADFHEILLCIQTGKTINDPNRMQFPNHEFYLKDAAEMAELFPDCPEALANTVKIAERCDVKISFDELYLPQFPVPDGDTDVSYLRRLCEERLSRRYLNVNAEVMERLDFELAVIEQMGYSSYFLIVWDFVDYARRSNIPVGPGRGSAAGSIVAFLLGITNIDPLKYDLLFERFLNPDRVSMPDIDIDFCYVNRSKVIDYVVERYGKDRVSQIITFGTMAAKAAIRDVGRALSMPYGEVDRVAKLVPNELGITLKKALDSQAELKAAYQNEPATQRLLDLAMAVEGLPRHASTHAAGIVIAKEPLTHFVPLQNSSENFVTTQYDKDKVEEIGLLKMDFLGLRTLTVIGDAVRFIGENRSVCIDLENMPLNDEQTYAMLSSGDTLGVFQMESSGITALIKELKPDRFTDLIALVALYRPGPLGSGMVDDFIARRHGKKQVDYLHPLLEPILADTFGVILYQEQVMKIASVLAGFSLGQADLLRRAMGKKKAEVIAGQKDNFLKGAAAQGVEVKLATEVFDLIAHFADYGFNKSHSAAYALVAYQTAYLKTHYPQEFMAALLSSVMGTNEKVGLYIEESRRKGIQVLPPDVNASQTGFSVNGNAIRFGLAGVKNVGEAAIQHIVAAREADGSFESLVDFFSRVDMRVVNKRVVESLIKCGAFDSFGCRRSQLLAVLDHAADLAAKKQRDQASGQLDLFGGDDHDDYEQVPLPDIPEIGEEQRLAYEKEMIGFYVTGHPLNRFRDKMNSLTPISSLLSDDCTDGQILRIGGTVATSKRITTKNGSQMCFLTLEDFVDQIEVVVFARLFEKVNRILLPDAPIVVNGRLSKNEETAKLIAEDIQPLDAAPLQEVRIKLRRDQETADVFEQLKDVFAAYRGASTVFLHLVDSRRVIKTESQFWIDPSPQAVRALEAVAGQGCVTVS, from the coding sequence ATGAATACTGAGATACGACCAACCCCAGCATTTGTCCACTTGCATAATCATACAGAATACAGCCTGCTTGATGGGGCCAGCCGTATCACTAGTTTGATTGCTAAGGCTAAGCAAGCCGGCATGCCAGCTGTGGCGATTACTGACCACGGCGTCATGTATGGAGTGGTTGACTTTTATAAAGAAGCTAAGAAACAGGGTATCAAACCGATCATCGGCTGTGAGGTCTATGTTGCGCCACGATCGCGGTTGGAGAAGACGGCTGTTGAGGGTGAATCCTACTATCATCTTATTTTATTGGCAGAAAATCAGACAGGCTATCGTAATTTGCTGGAGCTGGTATCGCGTGGGCATCTTGAGGGCTTTTATTATAAGCCGCGTATTGATCGCGAAGTACTGCGCGAGTATTGCGAGGGCTTGATTTGCTTGAGCGCTTGTATCGCTGGGGAGATTCCGGCGCTGATTCTCAAGGGGGATGAAGCGGGAGCTGAACGCTTGTGCCAGGAATATCTCGATATTTTCGGGCCTGAACATTTCTTCCTCGAGCTGCAAGATCACCAGATGCCAGAACAAAAACAGGTTAACCGCATTCTCATCAAACTGGGTCAGAAGTTGGGCATCGGCTTGGTCGCGACCAACGATTCCCACTATGTCAACCGCAGTGATGCTGATTTCCACGAAATATTGCTTTGCATCCAAACCGGTAAGACGATTAATGATCCGAATCGAATGCAGTTTCCTAATCATGAATTTTATCTCAAAGATGCAGCCGAAATGGCGGAGTTATTTCCGGACTGTCCAGAAGCTCTGGCTAATACTGTGAAGATTGCGGAGCGTTGTGATGTCAAAATTAGTTTTGATGAATTGTATCTGCCGCAATTTCCTGTCCCAGATGGGGACACTGATGTCAGTTATTTGCGGCGGTTGTGCGAAGAGAGACTGTCCCGACGCTACCTCAATGTGAACGCCGAGGTTATGGAGCGGCTGGATTTTGAACTAGCAGTAATTGAGCAGATGGGCTACTCGAGCTATTTTCTCATTGTTTGGGACTTTGTCGATTATGCCCGTAGAAGCAACATCCCGGTCGGACCGGGGCGTGGTTCGGCTGCAGGCAGTATCGTCGCTTTTCTATTGGGTATCACCAATATCGATCCACTCAAATATGATCTGCTGTTTGAACGCTTCTTGAATCCGGACCGGGTCAGCATGCCAGATATTGATATCGACTTCTGCTATGTCAATCGCAGCAAAGTCATAGATTATGTGGTCGAACGCTATGGCAAAGACCGTGTGTCGCAGATCATCACCTTTGGCACGATGGCTGCCAAGGCCGCAATTCGTGATGTGGGGCGGGCGCTTTCCATGCCCTATGGCGAGGTTGACCGGGTAGCCAAACTCGTGCCAAATGAACTGGGGATTACGTTAAAGAAGGCGCTCGACAGCCAGGCCGAATTGAAAGCCGCCTATCAGAACGAACCGGCAACTCAGCGCTTGTTGGATTTAGCGATGGCGGTGGAGGGCTTGCCGCGCCATGCGTCCACCCACGCGGCCGGGATTGTGATTGCTAAAGAGCCACTAACCCACTTTGTGCCGCTGCAAAACTCATCGGAAAACTTTGTCACTACTCAATATGATAAAGACAAGGTCGAGGAGATCGGCCTGCTAAAAATGGATTTCCTGGGACTGCGTACCCTGACGGTTATCGGTGATGCTGTCCGTTTTATTGGTGAAAACCGCAGTGTTTGCATCGATCTCGAAAATATGCCACTAAACGATGAACAGACCTATGCCATGTTGTCTAGCGGCGATACGCTGGGTGTGTTCCAAATGGAGTCGTCTGGCATCACTGCCCTGATCAAAGAGTTGAAACCTGACCGCTTTACCGACCTGATCGCACTTGTTGCCTTGTATCGCCCTGGCCCGCTCGGCAGCGGCATGGTTGATGACTTTATCGCTCGTCGCCATGGAAAGAAGCAGGTCGATTATCTGCATCCTTTACTCGAACCGATTTTGGCTGATACTTTTGGCGTTATTCTCTATCAGGAACAGGTCATGAAAATTGCCTCAGTTCTGGCCGGCTTTAGCCTTGGACAGGCAGACCTGTTGCGGCGAGCCATGGGCAAGAAGAAGGCGGAAGTCATTGCCGGGCAAAAAGACAATTTCCTGAAAGGCGCCGCTGCGCAGGGCGTGGAGGTCAAGCTGGCTACAGAAGTCTTTGATTTGATTGCCCACTTTGCTGATTATGGTTTTAACAAATCACACAGCGCCGCTTATGCCCTGGTGGCATACCAGACAGCCTATTTAAAGACACATTATCCGCAGGAATTCATGGCTGCTCTGTTGTCTAGCGTTATGGGCACTAATGAGAAGGTCGGTCTGTATATCGAAGAGTCGCGCCGTAAAGGCATCCAAGTGCTGCCGCCTGATGTCAATGCCAGTCAGACAGGATTCTCTGTTAATGGCAATGCGATCCGATTTGGCTTGGCTGGTGTAAAGAATGTCGGTGAGGCGGCGATTCAGCACATCGTGGCGGCGCGGGAGGCTGACGGCAGCTTTGAATCACTGGTGGATTTCTTCAGTCGGGTAGATATGCGGGTAGTCAACAAACGGGTGGTAGAGAGCTTGATCAAATGTGGCGCCTTTGATTCCTTTGGCTGTCGCCGCTCACAATTGCTGGCAGTGCTTGATCATGCAGCCGATCTGGCAGCTAAGAAACAACGCGATCAGGCCAGCGGCCAGCTTGACTTATTCGGTGGCGACGACCATGACGACTACGAGCAAGTGCCTTTACCGGATATCCCAGAGATCGGCGAGGAACAGCGACTGGCCTATGAGAAAGAAATGATCGGCTTTTATGTGACCGGTCACCCGCTGAACCGCTTCCGTGATAAGATGAATAGCTTGACGCCGATCAGTTCGCTGTTGTCAGACGACTGCACCGATGGACAAATACTGCGCATCGGCGGTACAGTTGCTACTTCAAAGCGGATCACGACAAAGAACGGCAGTCAGATGTGCTTCCTAACGTTAGAAGACTTTGTTGATCAAATCGAAGTTGTCGTATTTGCAAGGTTATTTGAAAAGGTCAATCGTATTTTGTTGCCAGACGCGCCGATCGTAGTTAATGGCAGATTGAGCAAAAACGAGGAAACGGCTAAGCTGATCGCTGAGGATATTCAGCCGTTAGACGCCGCGCCGCTGCAGGAGGTGCGAATTAAACTGCGCCGTGACCAAGAAACCGCTGATGTATTTGAACAACTCAAAGACGTCTTTGCCGCTTACCGCGGAGCGAGCACCGTCTTCTTGCACCTGGTCGACAGTCGCCGGGTCATTAAAACCGAGTCTCAGTTCTGGATTGACCCTTCGCCGCAAGCTGTTAGAGCGCTTGAAGCAGTAGCCGGACAGGGCTGTGTGACAGTTAGCTAG
- a CDS encoding YdcF family protein, with the protein MLKKSWRSYLLTLFLLVLAVVEIPIIAAGQTTKPAPADTIIVLGAKLIGREPSTMLRLRLEEAVRLYEANYAPSIIVSGGKGWDEEISEAAAMKAFLVRHGVPESAVYIEEQSKNTFQNLAFSQAVMRERNLSNAIIVSNASHIRRALALASQLQLPATGAPAPMADNLYLTTKQYVREGAAMVSLLFIEPK; encoded by the coding sequence ATGCTCAAAAAATCATGGAGAAGCTATCTGCTTACCTTATTTCTACTCGTGCTGGCTGTTGTGGAGATCCCCATCATTGCCGCTGGTCAGACAACAAAACCTGCACCAGCCGACACCATCATCGTACTTGGCGCCAAGCTAATCGGGCGTGAACCCAGCACAATGCTGCGTCTGCGCTTGGAGGAAGCTGTACGTCTGTATGAGGCCAACTACGCCCCTAGCATCATTGTCAGCGGCGGAAAAGGCTGGGATGAAGAGATTAGTGAAGCGGCAGCAATGAAGGCATTCCTCGTCAGACATGGTGTACCGGAATCAGCTGTCTATATTGAAGAACAGTCAAAAAATACATTTCAGAACCTAGCATTCTCCCAGGCTGTCATGCGTGAGAGAAATTTATCAAACGCGATAATTGTATCAAACGCCTCCCACATCCGTCGCGCACTAGCTCTAGCGAGTCAGCTCCAGTTGCCGGCAACCGGCGCGCCGGCGCCAATGGCTGACAATCTTTACTTGACCACCAAGCAATATGTCCGCGAAGGCGCCGCCATGGTATCGCTGCTGTTTATAGAACCGAAGTGA
- a CDS encoding sodium:solute symporter family protein, whose translation MQLSTAHMISLALTLLIVTAVGIAAARKVKNADDFTVGGKSSGSVLVAGTIIGTIVGGSATIGTAQLAFVFGLSAWWFTLGAGLALVVMALYYAKPLRSSGLQTIPQFLVVHFGSAAGPIASAASSLGIFFSVVSNLLSATPLAAAIFGLGSGQALILVVFLIIAYVLFGGVWGTGLVGVLKTGLMFLALGGVFVAAYTGMGGWSGYQAALPPFPWFSLFGRGAWVDAASGLSLIVGTLTTQTYIQAIYAAKNEKAARNGALLAALVTLPTGIPAVMAGMYMRVHYPDIAPIDALPQFILSQLSPWLGGIALATLLLASIGSAAGLALGVSAMLSRDILAARWQFSDRALLKVNRLAVFGVTLCAAIFCLGNLQSLVLEWNFLSMGLRGAGIFLPLTLAIFLPGRVCGQAAVTSMVAGVGVDLGWKIFFPTLFDPLYAGLLASLAALLVTQLALKGRTCNTADLGSEKQQ comes from the coding sequence ATGCAGCTTTCCACTGCACATATGATTAGTCTGGCGCTCACTCTATTAATTGTGACTGCCGTCGGCATCGCGGCGGCGCGAAAAGTTAAAAATGCTGACGATTTTACGGTTGGCGGTAAATCCTCAGGATCAGTGCTGGTGGCAGGAACGATTATTGGCACAATTGTCGGCGGATCAGCCACAATTGGCACGGCACAACTAGCGTTTGTCTTTGGGCTGTCTGCTTGGTGGTTTACATTAGGCGCCGGTTTGGCGCTAGTGGTTATGGCGCTTTATTACGCCAAGCCACTGCGGTCCAGCGGTCTGCAGACGATTCCCCAGTTTCTTGTCGTTCATTTTGGTAGTGCGGCAGGGCCGATCGCTAGCGCCGCTTCGTCACTGGGAATTTTCTTTAGCGTGGTCTCTAACCTTTTGTCCGCTACGCCACTAGCGGCGGCTATCTTCGGTTTAGGTTCAGGACAGGCGTTAATTCTGGTCGTGTTTTTGATTATTGCCTATGTTCTGTTTGGCGGCGTTTGGGGAACCGGTTTAGTCGGCGTTCTCAAAACCGGTCTGATGTTTCTTGCCTTAGGCGGCGTTTTTGTCGCAGCTTATACGGGTATGGGCGGTTGGAGTGGGTATCAGGCAGCCTTGCCGCCATTCCCTTGGTTTAGTTTATTCGGACGCGGCGCCTGGGTTGATGCGGCCAGTGGACTGTCGCTAATTGTTGGCACTCTTACTACGCAGACGTATATTCAGGCCATATATGCGGCGAAGAATGAGAAGGCGGCTAGAAATGGCGCGTTACTGGCTGCGCTGGTTACCTTGCCGACCGGTATTCCGGCTGTCATGGCCGGTATGTATATGAGGGTCCATTACCCTGACATTGCACCGATTGATGCCCTGCCACAGTTCATTCTCAGCCAACTGTCTCCCTGGTTGGGCGGCATTGCTCTAGCCACCTTACTGCTGGCGTCAATTGGTTCGGCGGCTGGGCTGGCCCTGGGGGTTAGCGCCATGCTGTCGCGAGATATTTTAGCTGCTCGCTGGCAATTTAGCGACAGAGCCCTGCTCAAGGTTAACCGATTGGCTGTGTTTGGCGTCACTCTCTGCGCTGCCATATTTTGTTTAGGCAATCTGCAGTCATTAGTGCTGGAGTGGAATTTTCTTTCGATGGGTCTGCGGGGGGCTGGAATTTTCTTGCCACTGACGCTAGCGATTTTTCTTCCCGGTCGAGTTTGCGGTCAGGCTGCAGTCACGTCTATGGTCGCGGGTGTTGGTGTTGACCTAGGTTGGAAGATATTTTTTCCTACACTCTTTGATCCTCTCTATGCCGGACTGCTGGCTAGCCTGGCTGCACTGTTAGTTACGCAACTTGCGTTAAAAGGACGAACCTGCAATACTGCCGATCTGGGCAGCGAGAAACAGCAATAG